ACGGAGCTGACCAGCGTGGAGCTGGAGATGATGCTGCTCAAGGTGCACGCGGAAGACTCCAAAAAGGCGGAAATCTTCCGCCTGCTGGACGTGTTTCGCTGCAAGATCGTGGATGTGGGCCAGGACGACATCATCGTCGAGACCACCGGCGACCACGACAAGCTGCGTGCCCTGGTGACACTCTTGCAACGCTACGGCATCAAGGAGATGGCCCGCACCGGCGCCGTGGCCCTCAAACGCTCCTTGCAACTGGATTAAACTCGCAACTGCCTCATTTGATAAGGATTCTTCAATCATGAAAGTGTATTACGATTCCGACGCTGACCTCTCCCTGCTCAAAGGCAAGACCATCGCCATCATCGGCTATGGCAGCCAGGGCCATGCCCATGCCCAGAATCTGCGCGATTCCGGCTGCCACGTGGTGGTGGGCCAGCGTCCCGGCGGCAAGAATTACGAGCTGGCCAAGGAACACGGCTTTGCGCCCATGAGCGCCGCCGAGGCCGCCAAGGCTGCGGATTGCATCATGATCCTGCTGCCGGATCAGCACCAGGCCCAGG
This sequence is a window from Megalodesulfovibrio gigas DSM 1382 = ATCC 19364. Protein-coding genes within it:
- the ilvN gene encoding acetolactate synthase small subunit; amino-acid sequence: MRHVLSVLVENEPGVLSRISGLFSGRGFNIETLNVGPTLEEGVSVMTITTTGDDQIIEQIIKQLRKLVTVIKVVDLTELTSVELEMMLLKVHAEDSKKAEIFRLLDVFRCKIVDVGQDDIIVETTGDHDKLRALVTLLQRYGIKEMARTGAVALKRSLQLD